In the Flavobacterium sp. J372 genome, one interval contains:
- the radA gene encoding DNA repair protein RadA: MAKVKTSFFCQNCGTQYSKWQGQCNACREWNTIVEEVIQKEEKQSWKPATPGDKRAAKPLRINEIDAGAEVRMDTTDGELNRVLGGGLVPGSLTLLGGEPGIGKSTLLLQISLKLPYRTLYVSGEESQKQIKMRAERITSAAENCFILTETKTQNIFKQIEAIDPEVVIIDSIQTLHTDYIESSPGSISQIRETTAELIKFAKETNVPVILIGHITKDGSIAGPKILEHMVDTVLQFEGDRNHVYRILRSLKNRFGSTAELGIYEMLGSGLREVVNPSEILISHKEEELSGTAIATTMEGMRPLMIEIQALVSTAVYGTPQRSTTGYNAKRLNMILAVLEKRAGFRLGAKDVFLNITGGINVDDPAIDLAVVAAILSSNEDIPVDKGYCFAGEIGLSGEVRPVNRVEQRILEAEKLGFSTIFVSKYNKISLKNTGIEIKMVARIEDVAGHLFG; encoded by the coding sequence ATGGCTAAAGTAAAGACGTCGTTTTTTTGCCAGAATTGCGGCACACAATATTCAAAATGGCAGGGGCAGTGCAATGCCTGCCGCGAGTGGAATACCATTGTTGAAGAAGTTATACAGAAAGAAGAGAAGCAGTCATGGAAGCCTGCAACCCCTGGCGATAAGCGTGCTGCAAAACCACTCCGTATAAATGAGATTGATGCAGGAGCGGAAGTCCGTATGGACACCACTGACGGCGAACTTAATCGTGTGCTTGGCGGCGGGCTTGTACCGGGGTCGTTGACATTGTTGGGCGGTGAACCGGGTATAGGCAAAAGTACACTGCTGCTGCAGATATCGCTGAAGCTGCCGTACCGAACGTTGTATGTTTCCGGCGAAGAAAGCCAAAAGCAGATAAAGATGCGGGCAGAACGTATCACATCAGCCGCGGAAAATTGTTTTATACTTACAGAGACCAAAACGCAAAACATTTTTAAACAGATTGAAGCGATTGACCCTGAAGTAGTGATCATCGACTCCATACAAACGCTCCACACCGATTATATAGAATCATCTCCAGGCAGTATTTCTCAGATACGTGAAACAACGGCAGAACTTATAAAATTCGCAAAAGAAACCAATGTTCCGGTCATCCTCATAGGTCATATTACAAAAGACGGCAGTATAGCCGGGCCCAAGATACTGGAACACATGGTAGATACCGTACTTCAGTTTGAAGGCGACAGAAACCACGTATACCGCATACTACGCTCTCTTAAAAACCGTTTTGGCTCTACCGCTGAGCTTGGTATTTACGAGATGCTGGGCAGCGGCCTTCGCGAGGTAGTCAACCCGAGTGAGATTCTTATCTCTCACAAAGAGGAAGAACTAAGCGGCACGGCAATTGCTACAACAATGGAAGGTATGCGCCCGCTGATGATTGAAATACAGGCCCTTGTAAGCACTGCAGTTTACGGTACACCGCAGCGAAGCACTACCGGCTACAACGCTAAAAGGCTGAACATGATACTTGCGGTGCTTGAAAAGAGGGCAGGTTTTAGATTGGGGGCTAAAGACGTTTTCCTGAATATAACAGGGGGCATTAATGTAGATGATCCGGCTATTGACCTTGCAGTTGTTGCAGCGATTTTATCTTCAAATGAAGATATTCCCGTAGATAAGGGCTATTGTTTTGCCGGTGAAATTGGGTTAAGCGGAGAAGTAAGGCCGGTAAATCGTGTAGAACAGCGCATACTGGAGGCAGAAAAGTTAGGATTTTCAACTATTTTTGTATCTAAGTACAATAAAATTTCCCTGAAGAACACAGGGATTGAGATAAAGATGGTGGCGAGGATTGAAGATGTGGCGGGCCATCTTTTCGGATAA
- a CDS encoding alpha/beta hydrolase — protein MIHKYLMLFLFAGFMVNAQETVENFRSEKLRADREITIITPLSYEKEKNKKYPLVLVLDGDYLIDPVSGIFSYTSYWDDLPEVIIVGISQGDTREDDTAFDKESGFPVEQGAQFFDFIGTELLPHLEKKYRLAPYKAIVGHDMTAGFLNAFLFKDKPLFNAYIAMSPELGADMDVKIAERLGSVTKPVYYYLATSDSDAARFRKTIKSLDEGIRTKNNTQVKYKFEEFKGASHYALAAMAIPQAIYHIFGEFQPVSNLEYQTKIVNLPSGYVKYLEDKYKNMETEMGTKVKVRLNDIQAVEAAIMKNGVFDELKDLAELADKNYSKTILPEYYKGLFYEKTGDNKRAKKIYVNAMDLKEIGEYTREMLVQKTEKL, from the coding sequence ATGATACACAAATATTTAATGCTGTTCCTGTTTGCCGGTTTCATGGTGAATGCCCAGGAAACTGTTGAAAACTTCCGGTCAGAAAAGCTGCGTGCAGATCGTGAAATTACCATTATAACACCATTATCTTACGAAAAAGAAAAGAATAAAAAGTACCCTCTTGTACTAGTGCTTGACGGGGATTATCTTATTGATCCTGTTTCCGGCATATTCAGTTATACATCCTACTGGGATGATCTTCCCGAAGTTATTATAGTTGGCATAAGCCAGGGAGATACACGTGAAGATGATACAGCGTTTGATAAGGAAAGTGGCTTCCCGGTAGAACAGGGGGCACAGTTTTTTGATTTTATAGGTACAGAGCTATTGCCGCATCTGGAAAAAAAGTACCGGCTCGCGCCATATAAGGCAATTGTAGGCCATGATATGACTGCCGGTTTTCTCAATGCATTCTTATTTAAAGACAAGCCGCTGTTTAATGCTTATATAGCCATGAGCCCTGAGCTTGGCGCAGACATGGATGTAAAAATCGCTGAACGCCTTGGGTCGGTTACAAAGCCTGTGTATTACTATCTGGCAACTTCTGACAGTGACGCCGCCCGGTTCAGGAAAACAATAAAATCGCTTGATGAAGGCATCCGTACAAAAAATAATACCCAAGTAAAATATAAGTTTGAAGAATTTAAAGGAGCTTCACACTATGCGCTTGCCGCTATGGCAATCCCACAGGCCATCTATCATATTTTCGGAGAATTCCAACCGGTTTCTAATCTTGAGTACCAGACAAAAATTGTAAATCTTCCGTCCGGGTATGTAAAATATCTGGAAGATAAATACAAAAACATGGAAACTGAGATGGGCACAAAAGTGAAAGTGCGCCTTAATGACATACAGGCTGTTGAAGCTGCAATTATGAAAAATGGGGTATTTGATGAGCTTAAAGACCTGGCCGAACTTGCTGATAAAAACTACTCTAAAACAATATTGCCTGAATATTATAAAGGGTTGTTTTATGAAAAAACTGGCGACAACAAACGCGCTAAAAAAATATATGTAAACGCAATGGACCTGAAAGAAATTGGGGAATACACCCGTGAAATGCTGGTCCAGAAAACAGAAAAGCTGTAA
- a CDS encoding lysylphosphatidylglycerol synthase transmembrane domain-containing protein, producing the protein MKKKLIRLLSIILPLLLGVFLVIYVYNQFTPAELENVKTSFRTADYIWVWISLAIGLTGFWARAYRWKYTLAHVGYTAPFTVKFSAVCITYVMNMLVPRSGEVSRAAVINKYAGVPFDKALGTIISERIVDLILLVLAIGTTVALQYDMVKAYLAEIPFMKLLLYGTIAGIFFIGSILFFIYSKLGWVQKIKVKVSGLVEGAISVFTMPNKWPFLLLSLYIWFSYVLMFYITIFALPETSTLDFGSVATAFVVGSIAITLTNGGTGVFPVAIAKILTVYNVSFEAGTAFGWIVWTSQTAQIIILGGLSFLILPILARKK; encoded by the coding sequence TTGAAGAAAAAACTAATCCGCTTACTAAGCATAATACTCCCGCTGCTGCTGGGAGTTTTTTTAGTTATATACGTATACAACCAGTTCACTCCGGCAGAGCTGGAAAACGTAAAAACAAGCTTCAGGACGGCTGATTACATTTGGGTATGGATATCTCTTGCTATAGGCCTTACCGGGTTTTGGGCACGTGCTTACCGCTGGAAATATACTTTGGCACATGTAGGCTATACTGCACCGTTTACCGTCAAATTTAGTGCAGTGTGTATCACCTATGTCATGAACATGCTTGTACCGCGCAGCGGCGAAGTAAGCCGTGCAGCTGTAATAAACAAATATGCCGGTGTGCCTTTTGATAAAGCCCTTGGCACCATAATCTCTGAGCGTATTGTTGATCTCATACTCCTGGTGCTGGCCATAGGTACTACCGTAGCGCTTCAGTATGATATGGTAAAAGCCTATTTGGCTGAAATACCATTTATGAAGCTGCTGTTATACGGAACCATTGCCGGAATATTTTTTATAGGCTCAATACTTTTCTTCATTTATTCAAAGCTTGGCTGGGTGCAAAAAATCAAGGTGAAGGTTTCAGGCCTGGTTGAAGGCGCAATCAGTGTATTTACAATGCCTAACAAGTGGCCATTTTTGCTGCTTTCGCTGTACATATGGTTCAGCTATGTGCTGATGTTTTACATTACTATTTTTGCATTACCCGAAACTTCAACACTAGATTTTGGCTCGGTTGCAACGGCTTTTGTGGTAGGCAGTATTGCAATAACACTTACCAATGGCGGCACAGGCGTTTTCCCTGTTGCTATAGCAAAAATTCTTACTGTTTATAACGTTTCTTTTGAAGCCGGTACAGCCTTTGGATGGATTGTGTGGACATCACAAACCGCGCAGATTATAATACTTGGCGGCCTTTCATTTTTAATATTGCCAATACTTGCCCGTAAGAAATAA
- the panD gene encoding aspartate 1-decarboxylase — translation MQIQVVKSKLHRVTVTGADLNYIGSITIDEALMEAANIIEGEKVSIVNINNGERLETYAIKGNRNSGEITLNGPAARKVQRGDIIIIISYGILDFEEAKSFRPTLVFPNEKDNSLT, via the coding sequence ATGCAAATTCAAGTTGTAAAGTCCAAGCTTCACCGTGTTACGGTGACGGGAGCCGATTTAAACTACATTGGCAGCATTACCATTGACGAGGCATTGATGGAAGCAGCTAATATCATTGAAGGGGAAAAAGTATCGATAGTAAACATCAATAATGGTGAGCGCCTCGAGACTTATGCGATTAAGGGAAACAGGAACAGCGGCGAAATTACACTCAACGGGCCTGCGGCAAGAAAAGTGCAAAGGGGTGATATCATCATCATCATTTCGTATGGCATACTGGATTTTGAAGAAGCCAAGTCATTCAGGCCTACGCTTGTTTTCCCTAACGAAAAAGACAATTCACTAACCTAA
- the panC gene encoding pantoate--beta-alanine ligase, which produces MLIFNNKASLNAHLVQLREQEKTIGFVPTMGALHKGHLSLIERSDAENDITVISIFVNPTQFNNAEDLEKYPRTLERDIEKIDAVNNAVIVFAPTVDDMYEGNTVSGHFSFDGLENQMEGKHRPGHFDGVGTIVKKLFEAVEPDNAYFGEKDFQQLQIVRKMVEKEGVNVKIIGCPIYREPNGLAMSSRNERLSNDEREEAGFIYKTLIAAKERYTTDTPDAVRTFVEKAFQNNTILKLEYFEIADEATLMPVNNKTEAKTRAFIAVIVGNVRLIDNISLN; this is translated from the coding sequence ATGCTCATTTTCAATAACAAAGCCAGCCTTAATGCACACTTAGTACAACTGCGCGAGCAGGAGAAAACCATTGGCTTTGTACCCACAATGGGCGCATTGCACAAGGGTCACCTCTCATTAATTGAGCGTTCAGATGCTGAAAACGATATTACTGTAATAAGTATTTTTGTTAACCCAACGCAGTTTAACAATGCTGAAGATCTTGAAAAATACCCACGAACGCTGGAGCGTGATATAGAAAAGATAGATGCAGTAAACAACGCTGTAATTGTTTTTGCGCCCACAGTAGATGATATGTATGAAGGCAATACTGTTTCAGGGCATTTTTCTTTTGACGGGCTTGAAAACCAAATGGAAGGGAAGCACCGCCCGGGCCATTTTGATGGGGTAGGCACTATTGTAAAGAAATTATTTGAAGCCGTTGAGCCTGATAATGCCTATTTTGGTGAGAAAGATTTTCAGCAGCTGCAAATCGTGCGCAAGATGGTAGAGAAGGAAGGTGTAAATGTGAAAATCATCGGCTGCCCCATTTACCGTGAGCCAAACGGACTTGCCATGAGTTCGCGCAATGAAAGGTTGTCAAATGATGAGCGCGAAGAAGCAGGCTTTATTTATAAAACACTTATTGCAGCCAAAGAGCGTTATACCACCGATACTCCTGATGCGGTACGAACGTTTGTTGAAAAGGCTTTTCAAAATAATACTATTCTTAAACTTGAATATTTCGAAATTGCTGACGAAGCCACACTCATGCCGGTTAATAATAAAACTGAGGCAAAAACCAGGGCATTTATTGCAGTTATTGTAGGGAATGTGAGGCTTATAGATAATATTTCATTAAATTGA
- a CDS encoding glycogen/starch synthase yields MEDKRILYVSSEVVPYLAENEVSVMSYDVPKMINDQGGQIRIFMPRYGNINERRHQLHEVIRLSGMNLVVNDMDMPLIIKVASIPKERIQVYFIDNDEYFKRKATFTDEDGALYPDNDERAIFFAKGVVETVKKLNWVPDIIHVHGWMAAMLPIYMKHYYKDEALFADTKIVTSVYGTGFEGTLDAQMKAKVLFDNVPESNVADLAVPDYVNIMKASIAHSDGIIIASESLPGDLADFIEKAGKPTLTYQPKDKFAEAYTNFYKNQVL; encoded by the coding sequence ATGGAGGATAAGAGGATATTGTATGTATCATCTGAAGTAGTGCCTTATTTGGCTGAGAATGAAGTGTCTGTAATGTCGTATGATGTGCCAAAAATGATAAATGACCAGGGCGGGCAGATTAGGATTTTTATGCCCCGCTACGGCAACATTAACGAAAGGCGCCACCAGCTCCATGAAGTAATAAGGCTATCAGGCATGAACCTTGTGGTTAATGATATGGATATGCCGCTGATAATTAAAGTGGCATCTATACCAAAAGAGCGCATACAGGTTTATTTTATTGATAATGATGAGTATTTTAAGCGTAAAGCAACCTTTACCGATGAGGACGGAGCGCTTTACCCTGATAATGACGAGCGTGCGATTTTCTTTGCAAAAGGCGTAGTTGAAACGGTAAAGAAGCTAAACTGGGTACCTGACATTATACATGTACACGGATGGATGGCCGCCATGCTGCCGATATACATGAAGCACTATTATAAAGATGAAGCGCTTTTTGCCGATACTAAAATTGTAACATCTGTATACGGTACAGGATTTGAAGGTACGCTTGATGCACAGATGAAAGCTAAAGTGCTTTTTGACAATGTACCTGAAAGTAATGTGGCCGACCTTGCCGTGCCGGATTATGTAAATATAATGAAAGCCTCAATAGCACATTCTGACGGTATAATCATCGCTTCAGAATCATTGCCGGGTGACCTTGCCGATTTTATTGAGAAGGCAGGCAAACCAACACTTACCTACCAGCCTAAAGATAAATTTGCAGAGGCTTATACTAATTTCTATAAAAATCAGGTTTTATAG
- a CDS encoding DUF4270 domain-containing protein, which yields MISRNIFKFLFVFAAGAAIIASCDSDFNDIGADIIEGDIHHNGMTRYEGRIAAYDRGTGAVQANNLPLNVLGVYDNPAFGKTTAHFVTQLELGTENLTFANNPQIDSVYLYVPYFSTFKSKDETTGISTYELDSIYGNTDAEMTLKIYRNNYFLRSLDPGSGTSEPQRYYSDDFSALHNANIAQAPLAELNNFKFSAAEVERKRDDNGTLKTVERFAPGIFTLLDKTYFQNTIINAPAGSRANNNAFKEYFRGLYFNIAQNGTSGAMANLKFSDGKIVIIYKDGPDASRTRKTLQLNMKGNTINFFENDYKPGYLTALTPEQTNTTAGDSRLYIKGGQGSMGIINILSTEEIEFLKAENAIINEANLVFHVDEALMKDVNGTRALNPLRVYLYDLKNKQPLYDYYVDGTSSPINPKYDKLVYGGILTKNTENGQPVFSYKIRLTNHVNNIIRKDSISRPLGIVVSESINITANAMLRPPFTVGDADVNTLPLSSVINPLGTVFYGNNIPVGG from the coding sequence ATGATTTCCAGAAACATATTTAAATTTCTATTTGTATTTGCAGCAGGCGCGGCAATTATTGCCTCGTGTGACAGCGATTTTAATGATATTGGCGCCGATATAATTGAGGGCGACATACACCATAATGGCATGACGCGTTATGAGGGCCGCATTGCCGCATATGACAGGGGTACAGGTGCGGTGCAGGCTAATAATCTTCCGCTTAATGTATTGGGTGTATATGACAACCCTGCTTTTGGCAAGACAACAGCACACTTTGTTACCCAGCTTGAATTGGGAACTGAAAATCTTACGTTTGCCAATAACCCACAAATTGATTCCGTTTACTTGTATGTACCTTATTTCAGCACCTTCAAGAGTAAAGATGAAACTACCGGCATAAGCACTTACGAATTAGACTCTATTTATGGCAACACAGATGCCGAAATGACACTGAAGATATACCGGAATAATTATTTCCTCCGAAGCTTAGACCCAGGTTCTGGTACAAGCGAGCCGCAAAGATATTATTCAGACGATTTTTCGGCTTTACATAATGCAAATATTGCGCAAGCACCGTTGGCTGAACTTAACAATTTTAAATTCAGCGCTGCCGAAGTTGAGCGCAAGAGGGATGATAATGGAACATTGAAGACCGTAGAACGTTTTGCGCCGGGTATATTTACTCTTCTGGATAAAACTTATTTCCAGAACACAATAATTAATGCCCCGGCAGGCAGCCGTGCAAATAATAACGCATTTAAAGAATACTTCAGAGGCCTTTATTTTAATATCGCTCAAAACGGCACATCAGGTGCTATGGCCAACCTAAAATTTTCTGATGGAAAAATTGTGATAATTTATAAAGATGGCCCAGATGCCAGCCGGACAAGAAAAACGCTGCAGCTTAATATGAAGGGCAACACAATTAATTTCTTTGAAAATGATTATAAACCCGGATATTTGACTGCGCTTACACCGGAACAGACCAATACTACAGCAGGTGATAGTCGACTGTATATTAAAGGCGGGCAAGGATCAATGGGTATTATCAACATACTAAGCACTGAGGAAATTGAATTCTTAAAAGCTGAAAATGCAATTATTAATGAAGCTAACCTTGTATTTCATGTGGATGAAGCTTTAATGAAAGATGTAAATGGCACAAGAGCTTTAAATCCACTGAGAGTGTATCTCTACGACCTGAAAAATAAGCAGCCACTTTATGATTATTATGTAGATGGTACTTCAAGTCCAATAAATCCTAAATATGACAAGTTGGTATATGGGGGCATATTAACAAAAAATACTGAAAACGGTCAGCCTGTTTTTAGTTATAAAATTAGGCTTACAAACCATGTCAATAATATTATCCGTAAAGACTCCATTAGCAGGCCATTGGGCATAGTGGTTAGTGAAAGTATTAATATCACAGCAAATGCAATGCTCAGGCCTCCGTTTACAGTAGGCGATGCTGATGTAAATACACTACCGCTTTCCAGCGTGATTAACCCCTTGGGCACTGTATTTTATGGCAATAACATTCCTGTGGGGGGATGA
- the glmS gene encoding glutamine--fructose-6-phosphate transaminase (isomerizing), with protein sequence MCGIVGYIGHREAYPVIIKGLKRLEYRGYDSAGIVLCDGQDLKMSKTKGKVSDLEAKAAAENTSVGTMGIGHTRWATHGVPNDVNSHPHFSNSGNLVIVHNGIIENYEPLKKELKNRGYVFHSDTDTEVLVNLIEDVMKKDNLKLGKAVQVALNQVVGAYAIAVMDKNRPREIVAARLGSPLAIGVGKDEFFVASDASPFIEYTSNAIYLEDEEMAIIRLHKPLKIRKILDDSLVDPYIQELQMNLEQIEKGGYDHFMLKEIYEQPNVIKDTYRGRLHANEGLIRMAGIEDNLQKFINADRILIIACGTSWHAGLVAEYIFEEFARIPVEVEYASEFRYRNPIIRETDVVIAISQSGETADTLAAIKLAKEHGAFVFGVCNVVGSSISRETHAGAYTHAGPEIGVASTKAFTTQITVLTLIALRLAQAKGTINNSDFHRYLQELELIPEKVEEALQTNEVSKAVAAIYKDASNCLYLGRGYNFPVALEGALKLKEISYIHAEGYPAAEMKHGPIALIDEQMPVVVIAPRQEHYDKIVSNIQEIKSRSGKIIAIVTQGDVQVKELADHVIEIPDTVDALSPLLTTIPLQLLSYHIAVMRECNVDQPRNLAKSVTVE encoded by the coding sequence ATGTGTGGAATCGTAGGTTACATCGGGCACAGGGAAGCTTACCCTGTTATAATAAAAGGGCTTAAAAGGCTGGAGTACCGCGGGTATGACAGTGCCGGTATAGTATTGTGCGACGGGCAGGACCTGAAAATGTCTAAGACTAAGGGAAAAGTGTCTGACCTGGAAGCTAAGGCCGCAGCTGAAAATACTTCTGTGGGTACAATGGGTATAGGCCATACACGCTGGGCGACTCATGGTGTGCCAAACGATGTTAACTCTCACCCGCACTTTTCAAACTCAGGCAACCTTGTAATTGTGCACAACGGTATCATTGAAAATTATGAGCCGCTAAAGAAAGAGCTTAAGAACAGGGGTTACGTTTTCCATTCAGACACCGATACTGAGGTTCTTGTAAATCTTATTGAAGATGTAATGAAAAAGGACAATCTTAAGCTAGGCAAAGCCGTACAGGTGGCCCTTAACCAGGTTGTTGGGGCTTATGCCATTGCCGTGATGGACAAAAACCGTCCGCGCGAAATTGTTGCGGCACGCCTTGGCAGCCCATTGGCTATTGGTGTTGGCAAAGACGAATTCTTTGTAGCGTCTGATGCTTCGCCATTCATCGAGTACACAAGTAATGCAATTTATCTTGAAGATGAAGAGATGGCAATTATCCGCCTTCATAAGCCACTAAAAATAAGGAAGATACTTGATGATTCATTGGTAGACCCATATATCCAAGAGCTGCAAATGAACCTTGAGCAGATAGAAAAGGGCGGTTATGACCACTTTATGCTTAAAGAGATTTATGAGCAGCCAAATGTAATTAAAGACACCTACCGCGGAAGGCTTCACGCTAATGAAGGCCTTATAAGGATGGCAGGTATAGAAGATAACCTTCAGAAATTCATTAATGCCGACAGAATTCTTATCATTGCCTGTGGTACGTCATGGCACGCCGGCCTTGTGGCAGAGTATATATTTGAAGAGTTTGCACGTATACCTGTTGAAGTTGAGTATGCCTCTGAGTTCCGCTACAGAAATCCTATAATCCGTGAAACTGATGTAGTTATTGCGATTTCTCAGTCTGGTGAAACTGCCGACACGCTTGCGGCTATAAAGCTTGCAAAAGAGCACGGAGCATTTGTGTTCGGTGTTTGTAATGTAGTAGGTTCGTCAATTTCCCGCGAAACTCATGCAGGCGCTTACACACACGCCGGACCTGAAATTGGCGTTGCTTCAACAAAGGCATTTACAACGCAAATTACAGTGCTTACGCTTATTGCGCTTCGTTTGGCGCAGGCTAAGGGCACCATTAATAATTCAGACTTCCACCGTTATTTACAGGAGCTGGAGCTTATTCCTGAAAAAGTGGAAGAAGCATTGCAGACTAACGAAGTTTCTAAAGCAGTTGCAGCCATCTATAAAGATGCTTCAAACTGCCTTTACCTTGGCAGGGGCTACAATTTCCCGGTTGCGCTAGAAGGTGCGCTTAAGCTAAAAGAGATATCATACATCCACGCTGAAGGCTACCCTGCGGCAGAGATGAAGCACGGCCCTATCGCGCTTATTGATGAGCAGATGCCGGTAGTGGTTATCGCGCCAAGGCAGGAGCACTATGATAAGATTGTGAGCAACATACAGGAGATAAAATCACGCAGCGGTAAGATCATCGCTATTGTAACGCAGGGCGACGTACAGGTAAAAGAGCTTGCCGACCACGTTATCGAAATTCCTGATACGGTTGATGCGCTTTCTCCGCTTCTTACAACTATCCCGCTACAGCTATTGTCTTACCACATTGCGGTAATGAGAGAGTGTAACGTTGACCAACCTCGTAACCTGGCGAAGTCGGTTACTGTGGAGTAA
- a CDS encoding DUF4365 domain-containing protein: MRKIFNSKPAKFPNNTTEEQNSVYKLLDILDKNRIKPDPKLIDKFPNTDGEITVVDEEQFPIGKCEIQIKTLPDSDITSPSHQCDLPFLSYCESSLLPIILIIVNAKNEIAFWKHIDRETLKELAKKIKGKSIVLHIPLNNKVTRSDNSYVEEWIKIVESYIQKKINSEVQEEYEKKYKELQKIIDEYPKPVHSIGSESLKAINIFIDTLNNALDGDFISIKEVAFYGYWKISIAYTDFSDKKLSFAIIPIKYGDNDLLIREVKSMNPLIRSRFTRNVISHYTNNPIKHEPVEYAYSLIKKETIEILENKSLQLICYQLAIEYITDFYDYSKEILPVKFQNEFDVNYMFKIVNFYLPIWAEEFYSINKNVSLDDKIYFNIEDAFWYASAKDRKKVTDKAISRYNKNEYCIKEIIYTSSEFANDYILDSLKLLLSRSIQSFERPFCPKIYNASKFIWDWYSPQNAFEKLKFIFNELPKVYDLFLETYFPRLLHDLKYYSDTNLIIININYKNKFDSFDDSPSIEFYYFKTEQNIIPRTSIYLNSEDCPIKRSDISMRQEFDIDGVKYNMTSASWGVINYLDDNFSLQKYLYKLLKEKFEKYFKLKTSNN; encoded by the coding sequence ATGAGGAAAATATTTAATTCTAAACCAGCAAAGTTTCCTAATAATACTACTGAAGAACAAAATTCAGTGTATAAATTACTAGACATTTTAGATAAAAATCGTATAAAACCTGATCCAAAGCTTATCGACAAATTTCCCAATACTGATGGTGAAATTACTGTGGTTGATGAAGAGCAATTTCCAATTGGAAAATGCGAAATACAAATTAAAACCTTACCTGATTCAGATATTACTTCACCTTCACATCAATGTGATTTACCATTTTTAAGTTACTGTGAAAGTAGTTTGTTGCCAATTATTTTAATTATAGTTAATGCGAAAAATGAAATAGCGTTTTGGAAACATATTGATAGAGAAACTTTAAAAGAATTAGCTAAAAAAATCAAAGGTAAATCTATTGTACTCCATATCCCTCTAAATAATAAGGTAACACGTTCAGATAATTCATACGTAGAAGAATGGATAAAAATAGTCGAAAGTTATATACAGAAAAAAATAAATTCAGAGGTTCAAGAGGAATACGAAAAGAAATATAAAGAATTACAAAAAATCATCGACGAATATCCTAAACCTGTACATTCAATCGGATCTGAAAGTCTAAAAGCAATTAATATATTTATAGACACACTTAATAATGCACTTGATGGGGATTTTATATCTATAAAAGAGGTTGCTTTCTATGGATATTGGAAAATTAGCATTGCATACACTGATTTTAGCGATAAAAAGTTGTCTTTTGCCATCATTCCGATAAAATATGGGGATAATGATTTACTTATAAGAGAAGTAAAGTCCATGAACCCGTTAATAAGAAGCCGATTTACAAGAAATGTCATTAGCCACTATACTAATAACCCTATAAAACATGAACCGGTAGAATATGCATACAGTCTAATCAAAAAAGAAACTATAGAAATATTAGAAAATAAATCTTTACAACTCATATGTTATCAGTTAGCTATTGAATATATTACTGATTTTTACGATTATTCCAAAGAAATTCTTCCGGTTAAATTTCAAAACGAATTTGATGTAAATTACATGTTTAAAATTGTAAATTTTTATCTACCAATTTGGGCGGAGGAATTTTATTCTATAAATAAGAACGTATCATTAGATGATAAAATATACTTTAATATTGAAGATGCGTTTTGGTATGCTTCAGCGAAAGATAGAAAAAAGGTTACTGACAAAGCAATTAGTAGATACAATAAAAATGAGTATTGTATTAAAGAAATCATTTATACAAGTTCTGAATTTGCAAACGACTATATCTTGGATTCTTTGAAACTGCTATTATCACGTTCCATACAATCTTTCGAAAGACCTTTTTGTCCTAAGATATACAATGCAAGTAAATTCATTTGGGATTGGTATTCACCTCAAAATGCTTTTGAAAAACTTAAATTTATCTTTAATGAACTCCCGAAGGTTTACGATCTATTTTTAGAAACATATTTTCCTCGACTTCTTCATGATTTAAAATATTACAGTGACACAAATCTCATCATTATAAATATTAATTATAAAAATAAATTTGACTCGTTTGACGATTCTCCCAGTATCGAATTTTATTATTTTAAAACTGAACAAAATATAATACCACGTACAAGTATATATCTGAATTCTGAAGATTGCCCCATAAAAAGATCTGATATTTCTATGAGGCAGGAATTCGATATTGATGGTGTAAAATACAATATGACATCAGCATCATGGGGAGTTATTAACTATTTAGATGACAATTTTTCACTACAAAAATATTTGTATAAATTATTAAAAGAAAAATTTGAAAAGTATTTTAAATTAAAAACGAGTAATAATTAA